The following proteins are co-located in the Streptomyces sp. DT2A-34 genome:
- a CDS encoding alpha/beta fold hydrolase, translating into MVAPDQRGYGRSDHPDDVDAYSILHLVGDVVGLVHALGEETAYVVGHDWGAPVAWYTALLRPDMVRAVAGLSVPPPSRGTRAPRSGSSSTRLPATPPGTSSSRWSTPSGAGSRTCRTPRYCRRGSPRTISTC; encoded by the coding sequence GTGGTCGCCCCCGACCAGCGTGGCTACGGACGCAGCGACCATCCCGACGACGTCGACGCGTACAGCATCCTCCACCTGGTCGGTGACGTCGTCGGCCTCGTCCACGCCCTGGGCGAGGAGACGGCGTACGTCGTCGGGCACGACTGGGGCGCGCCGGTCGCCTGGTACACCGCACTGCTGCGGCCGGACATGGTGCGCGCGGTGGCGGGACTGAGCGTGCCCCCGCCGTCCCGGGGGACACGCGCACCACGCTCCGGAAGTTCTTCTACTCGGCTTCCGGCGACGCCCCCGGGGACGTCAAGCAGCCGCTGGTCGACCCCGAGCGGGGCTGGCTCGCGGACATGCCGGACCCCGAGGTACTGCCGTCGTGGCTCACCGAGGACGATCTCGACGTGCTGA
- a CDS encoding SigB/SigF/SigG family RNA polymerase sigma factor gives MPHERTQGLRSARSFADAPDTDAAFRRIAALPEGPERTALRQEVVCAWRPMAVRLARRFRHRGETFEDFKQVAQLGLVKAVTRFDPSPGTAFPGFAIPTILGEVKRHFRDELRVVHVPRRVQELRGRVSSAGNECSSRGGHEPSVHEIAAHSGLSEAEVRLGQEALESFAALSLDAVPGHCADSHPLTDTLGGPEPGFDMIVNREALRPLLRELPERERQILCMRFFCEMTQHRIALQLGISQMHVSRLITRTCGRLRGHVMAEANDRRRAP, from the coding sequence ATGCCGCACGAACGCACGCAGGGCTTGCGAAGCGCACGTTCCTTTGCCGACGCCCCGGACACCGATGCCGCCTTTCGCCGTATCGCCGCCCTGCCGGAGGGCCCGGAGAGGACCGCGCTGCGGCAGGAAGTGGTGTGCGCCTGGAGGCCGATGGCCGTACGGCTCGCCCGGCGCTTCCGCCATCGCGGCGAGACTTTCGAGGACTTCAAACAGGTTGCCCAACTCGGCCTGGTCAAGGCGGTGACCCGCTTCGACCCCAGTCCCGGCACCGCTTTCCCGGGCTTCGCCATACCGACGATCCTCGGCGAAGTGAAGCGGCACTTCCGTGACGAACTCCGGGTCGTGCATGTGCCGCGGCGTGTACAGGAACTGCGCGGCCGGGTCAGCTCCGCCGGCAATGAGTGCTCGTCGCGGGGCGGCCACGAACCCTCCGTCCACGAGATCGCAGCGCACAGCGGCCTGTCCGAGGCGGAGGTACGACTGGGCCAAGAGGCGCTGGAGAGCTTCGCCGCCCTGTCCCTGGACGCCGTGCCCGGCCACTGCGCGGACAGCCACCCACTGACCGACACCCTCGGTGGCCCGGAACCCGGCTTCGACATGATCGTCAACCGTGAGGCGCTCCGCCCGCTGCTGCGGGAGCTGCCCGAACGCGAACGGCAGATCCTCTGCATGCGGTTCTTCTGCGAGATGACACAGCACCGCATCGCCCTGCAACTCGGCATCTCCCAGATGCACGTCTCCCGCCTGATCACCCGCACCTGTGGACGCCTGCGCGGCCATGTCATGGCTGAGGCCAACGATCGGAGGAGGGCACCGTGA
- a CDS encoding SDR family NAD(P)-dependent oxidoreductase, with protein sequence MTTTDQQPLGSPFRATSTAEDVMAGLDLSGVTAVVTGGYSGLGLETTRGLAAAGARVIVPARRAGIARAALDGVDGCEVVPMDLADLDSVRTAAARINDSLDRLDLLMAVAGVMATPERRVGPGWEGQLAVNHFGHFTLVCELYPLLAAGSGARVVVNSSAGHTLTDIRRNDPHFRTGYDKWLAYGQSKTANSLFAVRLDALGRDDGVRAFALHPGKIITGLQREMTLQEQIERGWVDEQGNVIGADFKTPSQGAATGLWAATSPLLDGRGGLYLEDCDIARVSHPAEPMDDGGVRAYAIAPEAAARLWDLSAAATGATPIPR encoded by the coding sequence ATGACCACCACTGATCAGCAGCCGCTCGGCTCGCCCTTCCGCGCCACCAGCACCGCCGAGGACGTCATGGCCGGCCTCGACCTCTCGGGCGTCACTGCCGTCGTGACCGGGGGCTACTCCGGGCTCGGTCTGGAAACCACCCGGGGCCTGGCGGCCGCCGGGGCCCGGGTCATCGTTCCGGCACGCCGGGCCGGCATCGCCCGCGCCGCTCTTGACGGTGTCGACGGCTGCGAAGTCGTCCCCATGGACCTGGCGGACCTCGACAGCGTGCGCACCGCCGCCGCGCGGATCAACGACTCCCTCGACCGGCTCGACCTCCTCATGGCCGTCGCCGGCGTCATGGCCACCCCCGAGCGACGCGTCGGACCCGGCTGGGAAGGCCAGCTCGCCGTCAACCACTTCGGACACTTCACGCTCGTCTGCGAGCTCTACCCACTCCTCGCCGCCGGTTCCGGTGCGCGCGTCGTCGTCAACAGCTCCGCGGGACACACCCTGACCGACATCCGCCGGAACGACCCGCACTTCCGCACCGGATACGACAAGTGGCTGGCCTACGGCCAGTCCAAGACCGCCAACTCCCTGTTCGCCGTGCGGCTCGACGCCCTCGGGCGCGACGACGGCGTCCGGGCGTTCGCCCTCCACCCGGGCAAGATCATTACCGGGCTCCAGCGCGAGATGACGCTTCAGGAGCAGATCGAGCGCGGCTGGGTGGACGAGCAGGGCAACGTGATCGGCGCCGACTTCAAGACCCCCTCCCAAGGCGCCGCCACCGGTCTGTGGGCAGCCACCTCTCCACTCCTCGACGGCCGTGGCGGGCTCTACCTCGAAGACTGCGACATCGCGCGCGTCTCTCACCCCGCCGAGCCCATGGATGACGGCGGCGTCCGCGCGTACGCCATCGCCCCGGAGGCGGCCGCACGGCTGTGGGACCTGTCCGCCGCGGCGACCGGCGCCACCCCGATCCCTCGCTGA
- a CDS encoding DUF1206 domain-containing protein, with protein sequence MTTSRTHGQRRAARPKSRHSAEKQTLTAAGRAGFAARGVVYVLIGVLAVRIALGSGGGTADREGALAQVAAQPFGRTMLWALVVGFGCMALWRGARAVLGRGPRRKAPSRVLDGGRALFYAAICSATAAYAAEGGQGSSGNAQSQDWTASALELPYGQVLVGAAGCLLIGIGAVLAVRAAMRRFLRQLDTGTMSHRTKQVVTALGVGGGVARGMVFAAAGIFILVAAVRFDPDEAKGVDATLRSFTQTPVGPWLLVAVAIGLVLFGVFSFASARWRRL encoded by the coding sequence GTGACAACGTCCCGGACGCACGGGCAGCGCCGGGCCGCCAGGCCCAAGAGCCGCCACTCGGCGGAGAAGCAGACGCTGACCGCCGCCGGGCGGGCGGGCTTTGCCGCACGCGGCGTGGTGTACGTCCTCATCGGTGTACTGGCCGTCCGGATCGCCCTCGGCAGCGGCGGCGGGACGGCGGACCGCGAGGGCGCGCTGGCCCAGGTCGCGGCGCAGCCCTTCGGCAGGACCATGCTGTGGGCGCTGGTCGTCGGCTTCGGCTGCATGGCGTTGTGGCGGGGCGCCCGCGCGGTCCTTGGCAGGGGGCCTCGACGCAAGGCGCCCTCGCGAGTGCTTGACGGCGGACGGGCGCTCTTCTACGCCGCCATCTGCTCGGCCACGGCCGCGTACGCAGCCGAGGGCGGCCAGGGCTCCAGCGGCAACGCGCAGTCGCAGGACTGGACGGCATCGGCACTCGAACTGCCCTACGGCCAGGTGCTGGTGGGTGCCGCGGGCTGCCTCCTGATCGGCATCGGTGCGGTACTCGCCGTCCGGGCGGCCATGCGGCGCTTCCTGCGACAGCTGGACACCGGCACCATGAGCCACCGTACGAAGCAGGTCGTCACCGCTCTGGGCGTCGGCGGAGGCGTGGCACGGGGCATGGTGTTCGCCGCGGCCGGGATCTTCATCCTGGTGGCAGCCGTCCGCTTCGACCCGGACGAGGCCAAGGGCGTGGACGCGACGCTCCGCAGCTTCACACAGACACCGGTGGGACCATGGCTCCTGGTTGCCGTCGCGATCGGGCTGGTTCTCTTCGGAGTCTTCTCCTTCGCCTCGGCCCGCTGGCGCCGCCTGTGA
- a CDS encoding alpha/beta fold hydrolase, producing MPDPEVLPSWLTEDDLDVLTESFSKGFTGALNWYRNLDRNWELTAPWHGAVVTPPALYIYGDRDLVPAFPGTPEFIESLPARMPNLWREPLELAGCGHWTQQERPDEVNAALVEFLRLT from the coding sequence ATGCCGGACCCCGAGGTACTGCCGTCGTGGCTCACCGAGGACGATCTCGACGTGCTGACCGAGAGCTTCTCCAAGGGCTTCACCGGCGCCCTCAACTGGTACCGCAACCTCGACCGCAACTGGGAACTGACCGCCCCGTGGCACGGCGCCGTCGTCACCCCACCCGCCCTGTACATCTACGGCGACCGCGACCTCGTTCCCGCTTTCCCCGGCACCCCCGAATTCATCGAAAGCCTCCCCGCCCGCATGCCCAACCTGTGGCGCGAGCCCCTCGAACTGGCGGGTTGCGGACACTGGACCCAGCAGGAACGCCCGGACGAGGTGAACGCGGCGCTCGTCGAATTCCTCAGGCTCACCTGA
- a CDS encoding ANTAR domain-containing protein — MHRTTLLPENGWDLAAEASAENATGQDVVALRAENDQLRRALAGRIVIDQACGMVMILVPCRRGPARNLLVDISRQCNTSLPDVAAAMIAAWEGEPLSPLMQRALRRALRRLYAEDRGCDSPPADEPSGRRRS; from the coding sequence ATGCATCGCACAACCTTGCTCCCGGAGAATGGGTGGGATCTGGCGGCTGAGGCCTCGGCGGAGAATGCCACCGGTCAGGATGTCGTCGCACTGCGCGCCGAGAATGATCAGCTGCGGCGGGCACTGGCCGGCCGTATCGTCATCGATCAGGCGTGCGGCATGGTGATGATCCTTGTCCCCTGCCGCCGTGGACCGGCCAGGAACCTGCTGGTTGACATCTCGCGGCAGTGCAACACCAGTCTTCCGGACGTGGCTGCGGCCATGATCGCTGCCTGGGAGGGGGAGCCGCTCTCGCCGCTGATGCAGCGGGCGCTGCGGCGTGCGCTGCGGCGGCTCTACGCGGAAGACCGAGGATGTGACTCACCACCGGCGGACGAGCCGTCCGGAAGGAGAAGGTCATGA
- a CDS encoding PRC-barrel domain-containing protein — protein sequence MIHAADVREWRNRDVVDTESRKIGVLEAVYVDTTTDEPAMATVRTGLPTRHRLVFVPIGDAIVGPGYLRVGYVRTLVKQAPSIGTDDVLPAEQEEAVFKHYGLPYKPGAAGERQLARR from the coding sequence ATGATTCACGCAGCCGACGTCCGAGAATGGCGCAACCGCGATGTCGTCGACACCGAGTCGCGCAAGATCGGTGTTCTCGAGGCGGTCTATGTGGACACCACCACCGATGAGCCGGCCATGGCCACGGTACGGACCGGGCTGCCCACCCGGCATCGTCTTGTCTTCGTCCCCATTGGGGACGCGATCGTCGGGCCGGGCTATCTCAGGGTCGGTTATGTCAGAACGCTGGTGAAGCAGGCCCCTTCGATCGGTACCGACGATGTGCTGCCCGCCGAGCAGGAGGAAGCGGTCTTCAAGCACTACGGACTGCCCTACAAGCCCGGTGCGGCCGGAGAACGGCAACTGGCGCGCCGCTGA
- a CDS encoding ANTAR domain-containing protein produces the protein MRQLTTPREEQRLLTAAASAEESALLTEVVELRATNEQLGRALASRAVIDQARGMVMALAPCPSDRAWDLLVDVSQHCNIKLRDVAAALVATTKDEALPEPIQRELRRGLRCLRPADRR, from the coding sequence ATGCGCCAGCTGACCACGCCCCGCGAAGAACAGCGGTTGTTGACGGCCGCGGCGTCGGCGGAGGAATCGGCTCTGCTGACCGAGGTCGTCGAACTACGCGCCACGAACGAGCAGTTGGGACGCGCGCTGGCGAGCCGTGCGGTGATCGACCAGGCCCGCGGCATGGTGATGGCCCTGGCCCCATGTCCCAGCGACAGGGCCTGGGACCTGTTGGTGGACGTGTCGCAGCACTGCAACATCAAGCTCCGGGACGTGGCCGCGGCCCTGGTCGCCACGACCAAGGACGAGGCGCTCCCGGAACCGATACAGCGGGAGCTGCGCCGAGGGCTGCGGTGCCTCCGTCCGGCAGACCGGCGGTGA
- a CDS encoding diacylglycerol kinase family protein, with translation MRHLRGLDARLFARVASTRPMLLWLAGAAVMALSGKRGARRAALRGTGSLALASAAVGTAAKSASSHRFLPRPATRALPSGHAAAVAAFATAVTLESPWLGTALVPLAAASVVFRARTSTCSSDDVLAGAALGIGIAVATCRWWPLHVDEPADTARPNEPVPALPAGLGLIAVVNSDAGGDTPAEAELRILLPMADIRLCASGVDLHLVLDQAAKDVQARGGALGVVGGDGTVNAAAVRATESGLPLAVFPAGTLNHFAADLGLATLKATAGAVEAGSGGAVDLGRVTSADGAGTYFLNTFSIGAYPELVRAREARERRLGKWPALCIGLLRVLADGTPSQVTVDGRHRRLWLLFAGNSRYDPPGFAPSYRRSLNDGLLDIRTVDGSHPFARTRLVAAFLTGTLARSRVYQATTVTRLRIDGMSEEEDYTRDGEVSPAADTLHLDKATRTLTVYLPPR, from the coding sequence ATGAGACACCTCCGCGGACTCGATGCACGGCTCTTCGCGCGCGTCGCGTCGACCCGCCCCATGCTGCTGTGGCTGGCCGGTGCGGCCGTCATGGCTCTGTCCGGCAAGCGTGGAGCACGCCGTGCCGCCCTGCGCGGCACCGGCTCGCTGGCCCTGGCCTCCGCCGCCGTCGGCACCGCCGCCAAGTCGGCCTCCAGCCACCGATTTCTGCCTCGGCCCGCCACCCGGGCGTTGCCGTCCGGGCATGCGGCCGCCGTCGCGGCTTTCGCCACAGCCGTCACGTTGGAGTCGCCCTGGCTGGGCACCGCGCTCGTCCCCCTTGCCGCAGCATCCGTCGTCTTTCGCGCCCGCACCAGCACGTGCTCATCCGATGACGTCCTCGCGGGCGCCGCACTCGGGATCGGTATCGCTGTGGCGACCTGCCGTTGGTGGCCGCTGCACGTGGACGAACCAGCCGACACCGCCCGGCCGAACGAACCCGTCCCCGCCCTTCCCGCGGGTCTGGGGCTGATCGCCGTCGTCAACAGCGATGCGGGCGGCGACACCCCGGCCGAAGCCGAACTACGGATCCTCTTGCCGATGGCGGACATACGGCTCTGCGCGAGTGGCGTCGACCTGCACCTGGTACTCGACCAAGCCGCCAAGGACGTGCAAGCCCGGGGTGGCGCGCTCGGCGTCGTCGGCGGCGACGGGACGGTCAACGCGGCAGCAGTCCGGGCCACCGAGAGCGGACTGCCACTGGCCGTGTTCCCCGCCGGCACCCTCAACCACTTCGCCGCCGACCTCGGACTGGCGACCCTGAAGGCCACCGCCGGCGCCGTGGAGGCGGGTTCCGGCGGAGCCGTCGACCTCGGCCGGGTCACCTCCGCAGACGGTGCCGGCACGTACTTCCTCAACACCTTCAGTATTGGCGCCTACCCCGAACTCGTCCGGGCCCGGGAAGCCCGCGAGAGGCGCCTGGGCAAGTGGCCCGCCCTGTGCATCGGCCTGCTCCGCGTTCTCGCCGACGGCACCCCCAGCCAGGTCACAGTCGACGGGCGGCACCGACGGCTGTGGCTGCTGTTCGCCGGCAACAGCCGCTACGACCCGCCCGGCTTCGCGCCCTCCTACCGCCGCAGCCTCAACGACGGACTCCTCGACATCCGCACCGTCGACGGCAGCCACCCCTTCGCCCGCACCCGGCTCGTCGCCGCCTTCCTCACCGGAACTCTCGCCCGCTCCCGCGTCTACCAGGCCACCACGGTCACCCGGCTGCGGATCGACGGAATGAGCGAGGAAGAGGACTACACCCGTGACGGCGAAGTAAGTCCGGCCGCCGACACACTCCACCTCGACAAAGCGACACGTACGCTCACCGTCTACCTGCCGCCGCGGTGA
- a CDS encoding DUF899 family protein codes for MTDVNKPPVVSRREWLTAIDTLRVREKTHTREGDAIAAARRRLPMTEVDPSAPLVAGEGRVPLIDVFEGRSQLFVSYHMWHDGRPAADQCEGCTFFTGQVRELSYLHQRDVTFAVFCQGPFEESDRYRRFMGWDLPWYSVPAESHERLVAGRHFGMKASYLRDGDRVYETYWTTGRGVEPMAPSYGILDLTVHGRQETWEDSPPGWPQPYEPLGQQFRKDGRPTAPWARIAAGHDDDLHSGQPGTGTGSSGCCA; via the coding sequence ATGACTGATGTGAACAAGCCGCCGGTCGTCTCCCGCCGGGAGTGGCTGACCGCGATCGACACGCTGCGCGTCCGGGAGAAGACGCACACCCGCGAGGGCGACGCGATCGCCGCCGCCCGACGACGGCTGCCCATGACCGAGGTGGACCCGTCGGCCCCGCTCGTGGCGGGCGAGGGGCGCGTCCCCCTGATCGACGTCTTCGAAGGCCGCTCCCAGCTGTTCGTGTCGTATCACATGTGGCACGACGGCCGTCCCGCCGCCGACCAGTGCGAGGGCTGCACCTTCTTCACCGGCCAGGTCCGCGAACTGTCCTATCTGCACCAGCGCGACGTCACCTTCGCCGTCTTCTGCCAGGGCCCTTTCGAGGAGTCCGACCGCTACCGCCGCTTCATGGGCTGGGACCTGCCCTGGTACTCCGTACCCGCCGAGTCGCACGAACGGCTCGTCGCCGGCCGCCACTTCGGGATGAAGGCGAGCTACCTCCGCGACGGGGACCGCGTCTACGAGACGTACTGGACCACCGGCCGCGGCGTCGAACCCATGGCGCCGTCCTACGGCATCCTCGACCTGACCGTCCACGGACGGCAGGAGACCTGGGAGGACTCCCCGCCCGGCTGGCCGCAGCCGTACGAGCCGCTCGGACAGCAGTTCCGCAAGGACGGACGGCCGACCGCCCCATGGGCACGGATCGCCGCCGGCCACGACGACGACCTCCACAGCGGACAGCCCGGCACGGGCACGGGCAGCTCAGGCTGCTGCGCGTGA
- a CDS encoding cytochrome P450 gives MEAEAGLASVPRVPGTGRPVPEAEPGLVRRWRSGGGELVELLAQVRERVGGVAAFRIGPAPTVLVTDPAAVQQVLARHPERYVKRSHRARLLIGDGVMAATGEAWKRQRRLLQAQFTGTGMRRYEQRITAAARTAAERWDGYARTGETFDVGREMHRFALDAIWRSLTGHPLDDETERELAAVEAVGAALPTLPADLTEAQDAVAADLARIDAVARRAIEAARSGAAGPDGPGLVHVLTDAATERPEYTDRLIRDELVTLLAAGHETTASTLTWLYLLLDQHPAAREQALATGEEGSPQRRQAVQALVHETLRLYPSAWLLPRHATETDTLAEGHTIEAGTDILVCPYLTHRDPELWPEPERFDPRRFTAPDGRPAHPGAYFPFGIGPRACLGLQFALRESTVLLEHLLPVHTPAFSSTPTKAKYGITVRPDGPAPATLVTPAGS, from the coding sequence ATGGAAGCTGAAGCCGGTCTCGCCTCCGTTCCCCGCGTTCCCGGAACGGGGCGGCCGGTTCCCGAAGCCGAGCCGGGGCTCGTGCGGCGGTGGCGTTCGGGGGGAGGTGAGCTGGTCGAGCTGCTGGCCCAGGTGCGCGAGCGGGTCGGCGGCGTCGCCGCGTTCCGGATCGGGCCGGCGCCCACCGTTCTCGTCACCGATCCGGCGGCGGTCCAGCAGGTACTCGCCCGGCACCCCGAGCGGTACGTCAAGCGCTCCCACCGCGCCCGTCTGCTGATCGGCGACGGCGTCATGGCCGCCACGGGCGAGGCGTGGAAGCGGCAACGCCGTTTGCTGCAGGCGCAGTTCACCGGCACCGGGATGCGCCGCTACGAGCAGCGGATCACCGCGGCCGCCCGGACCGCCGCCGAGCGCTGGGACGGGTACGCCCGTACCGGGGAGACCTTCGACGTCGGGCGGGAGATGCACCGCTTCGCCCTCGACGCCATCTGGCGCTCCCTCACCGGGCACCCCCTCGACGACGAAACCGAGCGCGAACTGGCCGCCGTAGAGGCCGTGGGGGCCGCCCTTCCGACCCTGCCCGCCGACCTCACCGAAGCCCAGGACGCCGTCGCCGCCGACCTCGCCCGGATCGACGCGGTCGCCCGGCGTGCCATCGAGGCCGCCCGCAGCGGGGCGGCCGGTCCCGACGGACCGGGCCTCGTGCACGTCCTGACCGACGCCGCCACCGAGCGCCCCGAATACACCGACCGGCTGATCCGCGACGAACTGGTCACGCTGCTCGCCGCCGGGCACGAGACCACAGCGTCCACCCTGACCTGGCTCTACCTGCTCCTCGACCAGCACCCCGCCGCCCGCGAACAGGCTCTCGCCACCGGCGAGGAAGGCTCACCGCAACGCCGCCAGGCCGTCCAGGCTCTGGTCCACGAGACGCTCCGCCTCTACCCCTCCGCCTGGCTCCTGCCCCGCCACGCCACCGAGACCGACACCCTCGCCGAAGGCCACACCATCGAGGCGGGCACCGACATCCTCGTATGCCCGTATCTCACCCATCGCGACCCCGAACTGTGGCCGGAGCCGGAGCGCTTCGACCCCCGGCGCTTCACCGCCCCGGACGGCCGCCCCGCCCACCCGGGCGCCTACTTCCCCTTCGGTATCGGCCCCCGCGCCTGCCTCGGTCTGCAATTCGCGCTCCGCGAATCAACCGTCCTGCTCGAACACCTGCTGCCGGTCCACACCCCGGCCTTCTCGTCCACCCCCACGAAGGCGAAGTACGGCATCACCGTGCGCCCCGACGGCCCCGCCCCCGCAACTCTGGTAACGCCAGCGGGAAGTTGA